One region of Wyeomyia smithii strain HCP4-BCI-WySm-NY-G18 chromosome 3, ASM2978416v1, whole genome shotgun sequence genomic DNA includes:
- the LOC129732976 gene encoding replication factor C subunit 4: MHSFFKTGKLDASSMTGIGEDLPVEKRNKCHSVPWVEKYRPKSVEDVVEQGEVVAVLRECLSTADLPNLLLYGPPGTGKTSTILAAARQLFGDLFKERILELNASDDRGIAVIRNKVKSFAQLTASGIRSDGKLCPPFKIVILDEADAMTHAAQAALRRTMEKETKTTRFCLVCNYVSRIIEPITSRCTKFRFRPLGDEKIIERLRSICEQESVVVDEQVYKDIVDISGGDLRRAITTLQSCHRLKGKEAKIEHADILEMSGVVPRKFLEDFISVCKAGNYQQLEEYVNNLTHDAYSIGQMFEQLSDFVVNHAELKDKQKSVICDKLGDCCFRLLGGGSEYVQIMDLGCVTIQELQAL; the protein is encoded by the exons ATGCACTCCTTTTTTAAAACCGGCAAATTGGATGCATCTTCGATGACTGGTATCGGCGAAGACCTGCCGGTAGAAAAGCGTAATAAATGTCACTCTGTACCTTGGGTTGAGAAATA ccgaccaaagAGTGTCGAAGATGTAGTAGAGCAAGGAGAGGTGGTAGCCGTGTTGAGAGAATGCTTGTCTACAGCAGATTTACCCAATTTGCTCTTATACGGACCTCCAGGTACTGGTAAAACAAGCACTATTTTGGCTGCCGCACGACAATTATTTGGAGACTTGTTCAAAGAACGTATCCTTGAACTGAATGCGTCCGACGACCGTGGTATTGCTGTTATAAGAAACAAAGTTAAATCATTTGCTCAGCTGACTGCTAGCGGAATAAGAAGCGATGGAAAATTGTGTCCGCCTTTTAAGATTGTAATTTTGGATGAAGCTGATGCGATGACACATGCAGCACAAGCAGCTTTGCGTAGAACAATggagaaagaaacaaaaaccACCCGGTTTTGCTTAGTATGTAATTATGTCTCGAGAATTATTGAGCCCATTACTTCACGTTGCACCAAGTTTAGATTTAGGCCTCTTGGTGACGAAAAAATAATCGAAAGACTTCGTTCTATCTGTGAACAAGAAAGTGTTGTTGTCGATGAACAAGTCTATAAAGATATTGTTGACATATCCGGAGGGGATCTCCGAAGGGCAATTACAACGCTACAATCATGCCACCGGCTTAAAGGAAAAGAGGCTAAAATCGAGCATGCAGATATTCTAGAAATGTCAGGTGTTGTACCTCGTAAATTTCTGGAAGATTTTATTTCGGTCTGTAAGGCGGGCAACTACCAACAGCTAGAGGAGTATGTTAACAATTTAACTCATGATGCATACAGCATCGGTCAGATGTTTGAACAATTGTCAGACTTTGTCGTAAATCATGCTGAACTCAAAGATAAACAAAAAAGCGTCATTTGTGACAAACTAGGG GATTGTTGTTTTCGATTATTGGGTGGAGGTTCCGAATATGTACAAATTATGGATCTTGGATGTGTCACAATTCAGGAACTGCAAGCATTGTAA
- the LOC129732978 gene encoding ras-like GTP-binding protein RhoL isoform X1, with protein sequence MNSNTDVKMTMGNMRPLKITTVGDGMVGKTCMLITYTQNEFPSEYVPTVFDNHACNILLDEKEYALTLWDTAGQEDYERLRPLSYPNTDCFLICYSISSKTSFDNVLSKWYPEIRHFAPNIPIVLVGTKSDLRVHGSEKFVTTAEGKKLKHKIKAYSLVECSAKKKLNLGDVFDEAIRAVEKKPHARPRVCAIL encoded by the exons ATGAATTCAAAT ACTGACGTTAAAATGACGATGGGAAACATGCGACCACTGAAGATCACAACTGTCGGAGACGGAATGGTCGGGAAAACATGCATGCTTATTACATACACACAAAACGAATTTCCGAGTGAATATGTACCGACGGTGTTCGATAATCATGCTTGCAACATTTTATTAGATGAAAAAGAATATGCTTTAACCCTTTGGGATACAGCAGGACAGGAGGATTATGAAAGATTACGTCCTCTTAGCTACCCTAAT aCTGACTGTTTTCTTATATGTTATTCCATATCTAGCAAAACATCATTCGATAACGTGCTTTCTAAGTGGTACCCTGAGATAAGACATTTTGCACCAAATATCCCCATTGTGCTTGTTG GTACTAAAAGTGATCTTCGGGTGCATGGATCAGAAAAGTTTGTGACTACAGCTGAAGGTAAAAAACTGAAACACAAGATAAAGGCTTACTCACTAGTTGAATGCTCTGCAAAAAAGAAGCTTAATCTCGGTGATGTGTTTGATGAAGCCATTCGTGCTGTTGAAAAAAAGCCCCACGCTAGACCACGTGTTTGTGCAATACTTTGA
- the LOC129732978 gene encoding ras-like GTP-binding protein RhoL isoform X2, with product MTMGNMRPLKITTVGDGMVGKTCMLITYTQNEFPSEYVPTVFDNHACNILLDEKEYALTLWDTAGQEDYERLRPLSYPNTDCFLICYSISSKTSFDNVLSKWYPEIRHFAPNIPIVLVGTKSDLRVHGSEKFVTTAEGKKLKHKIKAYSLVECSAKKKLNLGDVFDEAIRAVEKKPHARPRVCAIL from the exons ATGACGATGGGAAACATGCGACCACTGAAGATCACAACTGTCGGAGACGGAATGGTCGGGAAAACATGCATGCTTATTACATACACACAAAACGAATTTCCGAGTGAATATGTACCGACGGTGTTCGATAATCATGCTTGCAACATTTTATTAGATGAAAAAGAATATGCTTTAACCCTTTGGGATACAGCAGGACAGGAGGATTATGAAAGATTACGTCCTCTTAGCTACCCTAAT aCTGACTGTTTTCTTATATGTTATTCCATATCTAGCAAAACATCATTCGATAACGTGCTTTCTAAGTGGTACCCTGAGATAAGACATTTTGCACCAAATATCCCCATTGTGCTTGTTG GTACTAAAAGTGATCTTCGGGTGCATGGATCAGAAAAGTTTGTGACTACAGCTGAAGGTAAAAAACTGAAACACAAGATAAAGGCTTACTCACTAGTTGAATGCTCTGCAAAAAAGAAGCTTAATCTCGGTGATGTGTTTGATGAAGCCATTCGTGCTGTTGAAAAAAAGCCCCACGCTAGACCACGTGTTTGTGCAATACTTTGA